GCTTTCCGTGAGTGTCAGACCCCCTCTAGTTACACGCAAGAAAAGAGTCTGCAGACTGGCAAGAAGCCCTTCTAAGCTGCAGCTCCTTTGTTGGCACTAGCTGGCTAAAATGAGTGGTTACTGTATGCAGCCAgaggttatttttaaactactaAAATTATTTAACTCCAATTAAAACAACGGGTGTTCTGCATTAGCAACACAAACATCCAGTGGAGACAAATTGATGCGAAAACTGTTGTAttgaaaattttcagcttttttcaaGAGTACATCAGCTTCTTCACTCCAACATAAGGATGCGCAGCCATTCCACAAACTTGTAATTGGTCCTGGAGGAGGCCTACATGTATCAACCCCATACAGCCATATCACTGATTTTTAGCATTAACAGAAATGAGAGCAAGAAATGGATATGTATTACAAAACTTATACCTCCATTATAGAGCTATAGCTACCTAGATAActgtaaggcttttttttttttttttaatttcccccGCTTCTATAAATTGGCAACTTTCTGTATCTCACAATCTAGGTAAAAATTCCTTGGAGGCAAGAACTATTAACAAATTTAAGTAAGTTAATCTGGGCAAATAAGAGTTGACAGGCCAACTGAGAAACACGCACAGCAAAGATGATCCAAACAATAACTCTGCTCTACGTGGAGTGGACCAGCAAATCGATGCTGACTGATTAGAAGCAGTTTCATCAGAACACAATTCCATAGGAATTCTGGCTGCATGGATGGTGGAAGGAGATGCTGACGAAGCGAGTGCCCGTTCCGGAGGATCACTGCTGCGAGTTCTGGTGTAGCAGGTTTTGCAGGGATTTATGGTTTTGCACAGCAGCTACCACATCCTCGTAGAGAGTGTTCACGCTGATGCACAGCGGTTGATGCTGTAGCTCTGTCAGCTTGCAGACAGCCAAAGTACAGAGgatgcacagcagcaccagcagcaggaccctcaGCACTGACCGTGACCAGGAGTGCTTGTGCCGGGGCGGCTGAGGAGGACGAGAACTGGAGGCAGGCTCTGTAACAAGAACGTTTGCAAGATCAAGAATGTGAGGGTTTAGTCAAATATCTTTAACAGTTACATTCAGGAACGTGCTGCTCAGGTAACGTGCTTTGGCGTGTCTTTGCTCATGAATCCTCATCACTTAACTCTGgtcaataaataaatgcacaaaatCTCCCCACTTACATGAGAAGTTTGAGATTTTCACTTCTGCCCATGGAAGTACAGGCAGTAAAGCATCTCTGTGTTGCACAAGATCTGTTTTTAACCATATAGTTCAGTACATCTAAGAAGAAAGGGGTGGAGGGAAGTTCTCAGGAACACTTGCCGAGCTACAAAATCCAGAAAGTTCTTCAATTCATCCCGGATACTGCAATACTGTTCCTCAGCTACAGCTGTCCACCTGTAAGGCTTCTAACAAGCTCtactgctgtgctgcttccacACCACTCTTGCTCTCTCTCAGTACCTGGACTGCATAAAAGCAAATCTGGCATCAAAAATAGGATGCAGACTAAAAATATGTTGCAGTTCTATGGCAGTGGTCTTATTCATTCTCCTCTGCTTATTTTGCCTACGCAGTGCTCAAGGCATACATTAAATTATCACACTACAGTCTTTATTTGGACTCACTGTGGATGCTACTTACTTCGGGTTTGCACGGtttcttttttagttttcttttccatctcctgTTTTGCAGCTCTCTGAGCATCATACTCCCGTCTTCTGCgttccttttcctctgccttctctcGCTTCCTCAGTTCCCTTTCTTGAGCCTCCCTGGCTCGCTGTTCGGCTTCACGCTTCTTCTCCATTTCTGGGGATTAATAGGaagttttttcctttaatttaaagGGTTGTTATTGCCTTCTTCCTTACTATCTGCTTATCTGTTCCCAGTTGGGATGAGGAAACAAATCCCTGCACACaatcctgggcagcctgctctagcaGGGGGACTGCGCCCTTACACCCTTagccattctttgattctgtgaaattaaataacCCCTGTGGTGGACTTctgttttgttggttgtttttgttgctgttttttattacGTATCTTCCATCTCGCTACCTCAAATTTAGgcttctcttaaaataaatcctgtgcTCTTCTTTCATATACTTTATGTGCAATCCATAGAACGTTCCAGCTAGGGACCTAACATGTCCCATTCCTGGACGCGTTCAAGGCCAcgctggatggggctttgagcaacctggtctagtggaagttgtccctgcccgtggatctttgaggtccctttcaacccaaaccattctgagaTTCTGTTGTTCAGGCAACAAATAGCACAGTGATCCCCGACTATCTTTCTCCCTCTGGCCCTCCTACCCTAGGACTCCCTGGTAGTCACAAACACAAGATTCTGACAGTTACAAATAGTTGCTAGCTGGCAATCAATATATATGGACATGTTAAAGATTGAGAACAGAGCTCAGCAATGTGCGTGTGAGGACTTTGAGCTTACCTCGCTCTGCCTGGAGCTTCCGTTGTCTTTCTTGGTCCTGCTCAGACTGGATCACTTTCATATGCTGCAGTACCTTCAAGGCCCAAGAAAACAACCTGAGAGCTCTGCAGAAGGCTCACTGCGTAGCCAGTCCAAAACAGAACAGTTGGAGCGTAGCTGAGGACAGTCGGCTGGGTCTAACCAACCCCTGAGTTTGCACACAGCTGCCTTAGCCCTGCAGGTACAGCTCTGAAGAGAGCTCAGACCTTTCTGCGTGAACCTCTGCAGTTAAGAAACAGGTCTGTGTGTCAGAAGAGCGCACGTGGCAAATGATGCTAGCTGATACAGAGGGTCACAGAACAATTTTGGTTTCAGCAAACTGAATTCCTGCAAGGACCGGCAAGGCACAGGCACAGATTTTTACCTATTCTTGCTCCACAGCTCCCAGCAATAACTATTTACATGACCCTATAGTTTGCCAGAACTTCTCCAAAGATTTTTGTACACTCGAGTACAAGCCTACACACGGATTATTTTCTCTGAGTGTCCCTTTGCTTCCCTAGCGATGGAAGAGAGTCCTGCTCAGCCTGGTGTTTTCCCTCTCTAGGCACGGAAGCAGTGAAGTCAGTGCAGTGAACCAGCACCTCACTGGCTGAAGAAATTTCagagtgctgcagcagcagctgcccagcttgctaagcagaaagaggaaaagccaTCCGCCGACAGAGCTAAGTAAGGAAACAGGAATAAAAGAGCAAGCAGGTTCCTTACCCTGACAGCAGCCTGTTTACACTGCTTCTCGTCCAGGCAGTCTCCGGCTACTTTAGCTAGAACGGGATCCAGGGGATTGTCCTTCAGATCCAGCCACTTCAGGTTCTGCAGGAAGGAACGACAAAGGGGAGGCGGTAAGAGCACACAGCAAGCAGCTGACCACAAATAGCACAACGGTCCTGTAATTATTTAAGAGAtccaaagcagaagcaaagagcTACTTCATAAGAACGAAACAGGTACGGAAGACAAGCAGTGAGCTCAGGCAGAGGTCTTTTCAATAGATGTGAGATAATTTCCACTGAGCTGCGGTGCAGAGACAGCTGAATTTTGGAATGGGTAGTCATCAGGATGGATGCTTTACCAGGGAAATCAACTTGAGAAGGATCACAAGACCCTGGCTTGCATCCCAAAGCTTTACGTAACTGCCCGGCAAACAGTTTTACCTTGAGCTGTGCAAAGCTGACTGGCAGGGTGACTAAACGGTTGTTCAGGAGGTCCAGGTGCTGCAGATTGACCAGGCGGCCGAAGTCCAAAGGCAGCTGTTGAAGGCGATTTTTACTCAGATCCAGTTTCACCAGGTGCATCAAACTACAGAAGTCTGACTAAAAGCCAgatacaaaaagcagaaaaatcttgtCAGCATCTTAACGAAGGAACCTCAGCAGGGAACGTGCTGAGATAGCCTGCACCTTACGTAAGCCACAAATCCTGAACTTAGCACGGGACCACAGCTGGAGGAAAATCTCTCGGAAGAGAGAGGTAGGTGCCAGTGGGACAGACAGGACAGACAAACCAAACGCGGTGGTGTGCAGCAGGACACCCGAAAACCGAATTTCCACTGCCAAGGAAACCGGTCTGCGTTCGTGTTGGGATCCTTTGGCAGGAAGATGCTGCAGCCTTTGTTCAGTTTGACCTCTCTCGTTAGGTGCTACCTGCCTCAGTAAAAGCCACCCACCCGTACAGACCCTTAATCGGCAGCAGTGCCATTCAGCCACCCCACAAGGAGTAAAGGGCCATTTCCAAGCCTCCCTGCTCTGCCGGAGCACTATTTCTCTCTCCTAAATATCTCCCAGCAGACCCTCCTTATCTTCACAAAGGCTCCCTCCAGCATCTTACCGGTAAGGAGATGAGGTTGTTACAGGACAAATCCAATATAGTCGCCTTCGGAAGTGCagcctgaaagagaaacaaagtaCTTCGGCCGCCAGGTAGATACAAACCGGGACTGCATGTGCTACTCTCCTTGCAGACTTCCACCCAGCCCGCGGGTTCCTCCCCGAGGCTGTTCCTTACGGGGTCCGGACTCAGCATCCTGGCTTTAAAGCCGAAAGGCAGAATTCCCGTGCTTACGGACACGCAGCCTCTGTGCCCACCAGGACGTGCGAGCCCTCCTCTCGGCCCCGTTATCAGCCCGCAGGCCAGCTCGGACAGCCCCGGCCGCGGTGCGCAGCTCTCCCCGAAGCCCGGGGGGGCACCACCCGGCACCTCCCCGCTGCCAGCCGCTCACCAGCTCCCTGACGGGCACCTCGCTCAGATCGCACAGGCTCAGGTCGAGCTCGTTGCCGTCGAGCTTGTCCTTCAGGCTCCCCGCCttgccgccgccccgcgccaTGGCCCCGCCGCGGGCGGCGCTGCGGgaggcgcggggccgcggggcggcgcggagcggcgggggcagcgcggtgcggagcggtgcggagcggtgcggagcggGCCAACGCGGAGCTGCCGGGCCAGGCCGAGCCACGCCGCTCCCCGCCACCCACTTCCGCGGCCACGTCCTCGCTCGGGCCGGCGGCACCGGGAGGGTCCCCAGCGCCCTCTGCCGGCCCGGAGCGCCGCGCTCGGctccccccccggggccgcgccgctgccccccggccgcTCGGAGGCTCGGCGGGGGGCTCCGAGGGCTCCTGCGGCCCCTCCCCGCCGGCACTCGGCCGCTGCTGCTGCGGAGCGTCGTCGGCAGCAGATCACGGGCAAGCTGAGCGGTCTGTGCCTTGTCTCACAGCTCTGGGTGCCGTCGCTTCGTTCTCGCCGTGGTGTCCATAATCAAAGTGCCACActtggggtttttttgtgtcttttttttttttttgcaccaaGGTGTTCCTCTTTCCAGGGAGGAATTCTGCAGCTATTACTCCTCCTTTGATCCAAAAGCTCCAGCACTACACAAGCAAAGTGCTCCCTTGCCTTGCCTGACCCACTGGTGGGAAAGTCAAAAAAAGGAGCCTGGGACAGAGCCAAGTTGGCATTACCAGTAGTGGGATTGCAGCGAGTACCAACCTTGGCTTTGCTTGCCCCTGTGCAAATTGCGGCGTACATGATCTTGCAATGTTGTTTATAACTGCTCCAGCACTTCTGCCCCGCGGGTGCCTTGGTTAGGCTTTGAGTTGCCTCTAGGCCTCTTCCAGCACTGAGATCTGCTTACCTCAGCACAGATGCGACCGAGATCGCAGGAGTCTCTGAGCAAAGGCATcacaaacagcaaacacagaTTTGTCTCATAGGAAGTCTAACGAAATCTGCCTAAAGTTGATGTGCTCCCACCCAGGAGGTTCTGCAGGTTCACAAAGCAGGTTATCGCACCTCCCGGTGGCAAGCTGACATTACAGAGCCCTCGTG
This genomic window from Cygnus atratus isolate AKBS03 ecotype Queensland, Australia chromosome 18, CAtr_DNAZoo_HiC_assembly, whole genome shotgun sequence contains:
- the LRRC59 gene encoding leucine-rich repeat-containing protein 59; amino-acid sequence: MARGGGKAGSLKDKLDGNELDLSLCDLSEVPVRELAALPKATILDLSCNNLISLPSDFCSLMHLVKLDLSKNRLQQLPLDFGRLVNLQHLDLLNNRLVTLPVSFAQLKNLKWLDLKDNPLDPVLAKVAGDCLDEKQCKQAAVRVLQHMKVIQSEQDQERQRKLQAEREMEKKREAEQRAREAQERELRKREKAEEKERRRREYDAQRAAKQEMEKKTKKETVQTRKPASSSRPPQPPRHKHSWSRSVLRVLLLVLLCILCTLAVCKLTELQHQPLCISVNTLYEDVVAAVQNHKSLQNLLHQNSQQ